In a genomic window of Flavobacterium sp. KACC 22761:
- a CDS encoding DUF349 domain-containing protein, producing MLEEKNDNLQEADGKLGIDTTDSIQEDAIDASSDETTTENSVSETETAPVETVIVEENDHQQALDAITNSNAEESEDETLKERHDIPMKDYDTFTLDALVDELRKLIQIDKVMSVKDHIEEIKKSFLLQYNHLIEEKKEEFNASKQDPNEEFEYHSPLKSKFDEYYNVFREKRNAHFKHLQTNLKANLENRLAIVEELKELINPQENIKDTLKHFNELRERWKNAGAIPKDKYNHVWNNYHFHVENFYDYLHLDREARDLDFKYNLEQKQKIITRVEELANETDISKAFRELQDLHRIWKEDIGPVSKEHRDSIWNKFSELTKKIHDKRELLFESQRANEQKNLEVKKEIIGKIEVLGTEKVNSHSQWLVQIQKVEALRNEFFAAGKVPSEVNEETWAAFKTAVRNFNAFKNSFYKDIKKDQNDNLNKKMALVAKAKELQESTDFSSTTPIMKQIQEEWKQIGHVPKKYSDKIWKEFKDACNHYFDKLKEHKSEENADEVAAFDNKKAYLDILRAYQLTGDHKTDLDAIKQHIEIWKGYGKVPFSRRHIEGKFNKILDALFEKLSLSKKESEMMRFSNRIDSLSDSNDTRKLDNEKIFIMRKIEEVQNEIFQLENNIQFFTNTKNAKKENSIVLEVRKNIAIHKESLELWKDKLKQLRNLNQE from the coding sequence ATGTTAGAAGAAAAGAATGATAACCTGCAAGAAGCAGACGGAAAATTAGGAATCGATACTACTGATTCTATTCAAGAAGACGCAATTGATGCATCAAGCGATGAAACAACTACTGAAAATTCAGTTTCAGAAACAGAAACTGCACCAGTAGAAACCGTAATTGTTGAAGAAAATGATCATCAACAAGCGTTAGACGCGATTACAAATTCTAATGCAGAAGAAAGTGAAGATGAAACGCTGAAAGAGCGTCATGATATTCCTATGAAGGATTATGACACTTTTACATTAGATGCTCTTGTTGATGAATTAAGAAAACTGATTCAAATAGACAAAGTAATGTCTGTCAAAGATCATATTGAAGAAATTAAAAAGTCATTTTTACTGCAATACAATCATTTAATTGAAGAGAAAAAAGAGGAATTCAACGCTTCAAAACAAGATCCAAATGAAGAATTTGAATATCATTCTCCTTTAAAATCTAAATTTGATGAATATTATAATGTTTTTAGAGAAAAAAGAAATGCTCATTTCAAGCATTTGCAAACCAATCTAAAAGCAAATTTGGAAAACAGACTTGCTATTGTTGAAGAGCTAAAAGAGCTTATCAATCCGCAGGAAAACATCAAAGATACGCTTAAGCATTTTAATGAATTAAGAGAGAGATGGAAAAATGCTGGAGCAATCCCAAAAGACAAATACAACCACGTTTGGAACAATTACCATTTCCATGTAGAAAATTTCTATGATTATCTGCATTTAGACCGTGAAGCAAGAGATTTGGATTTCAAATACAATTTGGAACAAAAACAAAAAATCATCACACGCGTTGAGGAATTGGCTAATGAAACTGACATCAGCAAAGCATTCCGTGAACTACAGGATTTACACAGAATTTGGAAAGAAGATATTGGACCTGTTTCTAAAGAACATCGTGATTCAATCTGGAACAAATTCAGCGAACTGACAAAAAAAATCCACGACAAGAGAGAATTATTGTTTGAAAGCCAAAGAGCAAACGAGCAGAAAAATCTTGAAGTGAAAAAAGAAATAATTGGCAAAATCGAAGTTTTAGGAACTGAAAAAGTAAATTCGCATTCGCAATGGCTAGTTCAGATCCAAAAAGTTGAAGCACTTAGAAATGAATTTTTCGCAGCAGGAAAAGTCCCTTCGGAAGTAAATGAAGAAACTTGGGCCGCTTTTAAAACCGCAGTTCGTAACTTCAATGCATTCAAAAATTCGTTCTATAAAGACATCAAAAAAGATCAAAACGATAATTTAAACAAAAAAATGGCTCTTGTAGCAAAAGCTAAAGAGCTCCAGGAAAGCACTGATTTCAGTTCTACCACTCCAATCATGAAACAAATTCAGGAAGAGTGGAAACAAATTGGCCACGTTCCGAAAAAATATTCAGATAAAATCTGGAAAGAGTTTAAAGATGCCTGCAATCATTATTTTGACAAGCTAAAAGAACATAAATCTGAAGAAAATGCTGATGAAGTAGCTGCTTTTGACAACAAAAAAGCATATTTGGACATCTTGAGAGCTTATCAACTTACTGGAGATCACAAAACCGATTTGGATGCCATTAAACAGCATATCGAAATCTGGAAAGGGTACGGAAAAGTACCGTTTTCAAGACGTCATATTGAAGGCAAATTCAACAAAATCCTGGATGCACTTTTTGAAAAATTGAGCTTAAGCAAAAAAGAAAGCGAAATGATGCGTTTTTCTAATCGTATTGATTCACTTTCAGACAGCAACGATACACGCAAATTAGACAATGAAAAAATCTTTATTATGCGTAAAATCGAGGAAGTTCAAAATGAAATTTTCCAATTAGAAAACAACATTCAGTTTTTTAC
- a CDS encoding lipid A phosphoethanolamine transferase: MKKKLLYIFLFFLFSFVVKAQDEDINRSEGPFNEPRFNYFLKTILLYNEYLDTKNGSFNTTNLRVLHPIGNKSWNLRFDLPLISTNSNSTNQTGLGDVGAGISYIPYFKKNEGFAVRTRVTANSAVDPSFGSGKWVVIPAVFYARYFKQKKFLWISDMEHSQSFAGSSNRSDVSVTILENNFLWFFGKNWIATDVAFRYNYVLDGFQNNAFVEFGRKITPTNLAYVHPSVAFGGEKSYNFGVEMGLLILF; the protein is encoded by the coding sequence ATGAAAAAAAAATTACTTTACATTTTTCTGTTTTTTCTATTCTCATTTGTTGTCAAAGCACAAGATGAAGATATCAACAGAAGCGAGGGACCATTTAACGAACCTCGTTTTAATTATTTCTTAAAAACTATTTTACTTTACAATGAATATCTAGACACGAAAAACGGTTCCTTCAACACCACTAATTTACGTGTCTTACACCCTATTGGAAATAAATCTTGGAATCTTCGATTTGATCTTCCTTTAATTTCAACCAATTCAAATTCTACTAATCAAACTGGTCTTGGCGATGTTGGCGCCGGAATTAGCTACATTCCTTACTTTAAAAAAAATGAAGGTTTTGCCGTTAGAACTAGAGTAACGGCAAACTCAGCCGTCGATCCAAGTTTTGGAAGCGGAAAATGGGTTGTTATACCAGCAGTTTTTTATGCAAGATATTTTAAACAAAAAAAGTTTCTATGGATTTCTGACATGGAACATTCCCAAAGTTTTGCAGGTTCTAGCAACCGAAGTGATGTTAGCGTAACCATACTCGAAAACAATTTTCTATGGTTCTTTGGCAAAAACTGGATTGCAACCGATGTAGCCTTTCGATACAATTATGTTCTGGACGGATTTCAAAATAATGCTTTTGTAGAATTTGGTCGAAAAATCACACCTACTAATTTGGCTTACGTGCACCCCAGCGTAGCTTTTGGTGGAGAAAAATCATATAACTTTGGAGTAGAAATGGGATTGTTAATTTTATTTTAA
- the aroE gene encoding shikimate dehydrogenase (AroE; catalyzes the conversion of shikimate to 3-dehydroshikimate), with protein sequence MIDTLKRRFGLLGRNISYSFSKGYFTEKFNNEVFAGNTYENFDISEISHFKGLLKNNPDLKGLNVTIPYKEQVIPFLDKLSTKATLIGAVNTIKFTKKGKLKGYNTDYYGFKKSLKPLLEPHHKKALILGTGGASKGVAFALDELDIPYVFVSREARENIIDYSLINATTFDNFQIIINCTPIGTSPNIEACPDLPYEFFTEKHIACDLIYNPAETQFLKNAKERGAIIKNGYDMLIFQAEKAWKIWNK encoded by the coding sequence ATGATTGATACTCTAAAAAGACGATTTGGCTTATTGGGCCGTAATATAAGTTACTCTTTTTCAAAAGGATATTTTACAGAAAAATTCAACAACGAAGTTTTTGCGGGCAACACCTACGAAAACTTCGACATTTCTGAAATCAGCCATTTCAAAGGATTGCTAAAAAACAATCCTGATTTGAAAGGCTTGAATGTTACCATTCCTTACAAAGAGCAAGTTATTCCCTTTTTAGATAAACTTTCAACAAAAGCCACTTTGATTGGCGCTGTAAACACCATTAAATTCACCAAAAAAGGTAAATTGAAAGGCTACAACACTGATTATTATGGATTCAAAAAATCCTTAAAGCCTTTACTTGAACCACATCATAAAAAAGCTTTGATTTTAGGAACCGGAGGCGCTTCAAAAGGTGTAGCTTTTGCACTTGATGAACTTGACATTCCGTATGTTTTTGTATCTCGTGAAGCTAGAGAAAACATCATTGATTATAGCTTGATCAATGCAACAACTTTTGATAATTTTCAAATCATAATCAATTGTACCCCAATAGGAACAAGCCCAAACATTGAAGCTTGTCCTGACTTGCCTTATGAATTTTTCACAGAAAAACATATTGCCTGCGATTTAATCTACAATCCGGCGGAGACTCAGTTTTTGAAAAATGCTAAAGAAAGAGGTGCAATTATAAAAAATGGTTATGATATGTTAATTTTTCAAGCTGAAAAAGCTTGGAAAATATGGAACAAATAA
- a CDS encoding tetratricopeptide repeat protein, with protein sequence MQLSNEEEDYNLSLSKFESMLKTNKVLFFDSEEFEEIILHYLDIGKANLAKKALKLALDQHPKSTGLKLVQVEMLVYDDKLDIAEKLLNELYAIEPNNEEIYIQKANICSKRDQHEKAVELLKIALQYTDDYADVYNLIGMEYLFMDNLEMAKDSFIKCLEEDLEDQSALYNVVYCFEFLDQNQEAIVYLNEYINRNPYSEIAWHQLGRLHYGVKEYEAAIRAFDYATLIDDEFLGAFMEKAKAYERLKKYNEAIESYNRTIELDDATSYALLRIGKCYEKLGNAVKALQYYNQTVHEDPLLDKGWIAITDFYMRQKNFQKALFFVNKALAIDNQNRLYWKRYATINKQMNFFEEAEFGYRKAVEFGDYALDTWLFWVDILQFLGEFESAIQTLLQASEYFPEENEIEYRLAGLYFMIQDNTKAKFHLSNGLRLNFDNYILIEDLFPVVWSKKMVKNYIEKHKK encoded by the coding sequence ATGCAATTAAGCAACGAAGAAGAAGATTATAACCTATCTCTATCCAAATTTGAGTCGATGTTAAAAACTAACAAAGTACTCTTTTTTGATTCTGAAGAATTTGAAGAAATTATTCTTCATTATTTAGATATAGGCAAGGCCAATTTAGCAAAAAAAGCCTTAAAACTTGCATTAGATCAGCATCCAAAATCTACAGGCTTAAAATTAGTACAAGTAGAAATGCTGGTTTACGACGACAAACTCGATATCGCCGAGAAGCTTTTAAACGAGTTGTATGCAATTGAACCGAACAACGAGGAAATTTATATCCAGAAAGCCAATATCTGCTCTAAAAGAGATCAACACGAAAAAGCTGTAGAATTACTGAAAATTGCTTTGCAATATACAGATGATTATGCTGATGTGTACAACTTGATTGGAATGGAATATCTTTTTATGGATAATCTTGAGATGGCAAAAGACAGCTTCATCAAATGTCTTGAAGAAGATTTAGAAGACCAGTCGGCCTTATACAACGTAGTGTACTGTTTTGAATTTTTAGACCAAAATCAGGAAGCTATCGTTTATCTTAACGAATATATTAACAGAAATCCGTATAGTGAAATTGCCTGGCATCAGCTTGGACGCTTGCATTATGGCGTAAAAGAATATGAAGCCGCAATTCGCGCTTTTGACTATGCAACGCTTATTGATGATGAATTTTTAGGCGCGTTTATGGAAAAAGCGAAAGCTTATGAACGTCTTAAAAAATACAACGAAGCAATTGAAAGCTACAATCGTACAATTGAGCTGGATGATGCAACATCATATGCTTTATTGCGTATTGGAAAATGTTACGAAAAACTTGGAAATGCGGTAAAAGCGCTTCAGTATTATAATCAAACCGTTCACGAAGATCCGCTTTTGGATAAAGGATGGATTGCGATTACTGATTTTTATATGCGCCAGAAAAATTTCCAAAAAGCATTGTTTTTTGTAAACAAAGCTTTGGCAATTGACAATCAAAATCGTTTGTACTGGAAACGCTACGCGACAATCAATAAACAAATGAATTTTTTTGAAGAAGCTGAATTTGGATATAGAAAAGCAGTAGAATTTGGAGATTATGCACTAGACACTTGGTTGTTTTGGGTTGACATTCTTCAATTTCTTGGCGAATTTGAAAGTGCGATTCAGACATTATTGCAAGCATCAGAATATTTTCCAGAAGAAAACGAAATTGAGTACCGATTAGCTGGATTGTATTTCATGATTCAAGACAATACAAAAGCAAAATTCCATTTAAGTAATGGATTGCGTTTAAACTTTGACAATTACATCTTAATCGAGGACTTGTTCCCTGTAGTATGGTCAAAAAAAATGGTTAAAAATTACATCGAAAAACATAAGAAATAA
- a CDS encoding aspartate aminotransferase family protein — protein sequence MNPDFIKYQAQTSPYPLGMEVSHAIGSYIYDTNDKKYLDFVAGVSACTLGHQHPRVNQAIKDQLDKYSHVMVYGEYSQSPAVQYCKLMASLLPESLNKTYLVNSGTEAIEGALKLAKRTTGRSQLISCHNAYHGNTMGSMSVMGFEERKQAFRPLLPDVDFVTFNNEEDLQKITTRTAAILLETIQGGAGFIQPKNNYLEKVRKRCDEVGALMIVDEIQPGFGRTGKLFGFQNYDVVPDIVVMGKGMGGGMPVGAFTASAEKMDLLTENPKLGHITTFGGHPVIASACLATLQELTETNLMAETLEKEKLFRSLLVHPLITEVRGKGLMLAAMTESAEITNEVILNCQDKGLILFWLLFEGCAIRITPPLTISEDEIREGCATILAVMDEILEKQK from the coding sequence ATGAATCCAGATTTTATAAAATATCAGGCACAAACTTCTCCTTATCCCTTAGGAATGGAAGTTTCTCACGCCATTGGCTCTTATATTTACGATACAAACGATAAAAAATATTTAGATTTCGTTGCAGGTGTTTCTGCTTGTACGCTTGGGCACCAGCATCCACGTGTCAATCAGGCGATAAAAGATCAATTGGACAAATATTCGCATGTTATGGTTTATGGCGAATATTCACAAAGTCCGGCGGTTCAATATTGCAAATTGATGGCTTCGCTCCTACCTGAATCTTTAAACAAAACTTATTTGGTAAATTCTGGCACAGAAGCGATTGAAGGCGCTTTAAAACTAGCCAAAAGAACCACGGGACGCAGCCAATTGATTTCTTGCCATAATGCGTATCACGGAAACACAATGGGTTCTATGAGCGTTATGGGTTTTGAAGAGCGCAAACAAGCTTTTAGACCGCTTCTTCCAGATGTTGATTTTGTTACCTTCAACAATGAAGAAGATTTACAAAAAATAACCACTAGAACAGCTGCAATTTTATTAGAAACCATACAAGGAGGCGCTGGATTTATTCAGCCAAAAAACAATTATCTGGAGAAAGTCCGCAAGCGTTGTGATGAAGTTGGAGCCTTGATGATTGTTGATGAAATTCAGCCTGGTTTCGGGCGAACAGGAAAGCTTTTTGGTTTTCAAAACTATGACGTCGTACCAGATATTGTGGTAATGGGAAAAGGAATGGGAGGCGGCATGCCAGTTGGCGCATTTACTGCTTCTGCCGAAAAAATGGATCTGCTCACCGAAAATCCCAAATTAGGACATATCACAACTTTTGGAGGACATCCTGTCATTGCGTCAGCTTGTCTTGCTACTTTGCAGGAATTAACTGAAACAAATTTAATGGCAGAAACGCTTGAGAAGGAAAAACTCTTCAGATCGCTTTTGGTACATCCTTTGATAACAGAAGTAAGAGGAAAAGGATTGATGTTGGCCGCCATGACAGAATCGGCTGAAATTACAAATGAAGTCATCTTAAATTGCCAAGACAAAGGATTGATTTTATTTTGGCTTTTATTTGAAGGATGTGCGATCAGAATAACGCCTCCTTTGACCATTTCAGAAGATGAAATTAGAGAAGGTTGTGCAACAATTTTGGCTGTGATGGATGAAATATTGGAAAAACAAAAATAA